The sequence GCTTGAGCCGCAATTGCACGTAAATAAGAATTAGTAAAAAGAAAATGCAACCCACTTTTTATTTCACGAAAGACCGATTTATACTCCCCTTGGTATTCTAACTTGGATTCCGGTTTACGGATAAGAGAAAGGCTATAGGCGGAAATTAAACAAGAGAGTGCATGAGTAAGAATAACGACGGGAGCTGTAAACAAACTAACTAAGATACCACCTAAACTCGGTCCACTCACCTGTGCAATAGAAGCACTGGCCTGAAGTTTACTATTTCCTTCTACTAATTCCGTTCGCTTAACCAAAGATGGTAAATATGACTGATATGCGATCTCAAACAGTACGGTGAGTACACCGACTAGAAATGCAATAACATAAAGAAAATTCATTTCAAGGAACCCTATATAAAAGCCGAACGGGATTAATCCTAACAATATTGCCCGGCCGATATTTGCACCAATCATGATTGGGAGACGGCGTGCCCGGTCGATCCAGACCCCTGCAAACAAGCTTATTAAAAGATAAGGAGAAAAAAAAGCTGCATTTAAAAACCCCATCTGTGCGGGTGTTGCTTGTAAATTAATAACCGCCGCTAGAGGAAGAGCCACAGAGGTGATGCTTGAACCAAATAGGGATATGGTTTCTCCTACCCAAAGTTTTAGAAAGTCGGTATTCCTCCACAATCCGCGAAAGCGATGTGAAATAAGCATTTAACCCCTCCATCGGCCCTCTTTTCAGTCTATATCTATCAATATTCATATATTAATATCTGATTTCAGCAAACTAAACACCAAAAAATTTGGATATTCTCCATTTTTATATACTGACTCCCTTCAAACCCCTTCTATTTTGAAATTTAATTTTTCAAAAATTTTTGTCGACCAAAAGAACTTGCCTTCATGATCTGAGAGCCATTTAGTAAGTTTATCCTCTCTTTGTTTATTACTTATTGGATTATTCAAGAATCCCATATTTGTAGATGTCGGGGTTATTGTATAATTCATATACAAAATCTGCGTCCTTTAAATTTATCGGTGAAAAAGTGATGCTCATCACACAATTACCCTTTCAAAAGAAAGAGGTGATCTTTAATTTATACTATTTATTATCTCATTTACACTAATGATACTCTTTTCATTTTTTATTTTCCCACAATTATGGCTGAGTGATTTTGAACGGAGTCACTTGAACACCAGGTTGGAATTTTGTATCCTCCTTCATGCTTCATCCTTTTCTCAAAATTAATTCCCTGAATATACACCAAACTCGATTATATTCAGAGTCCTATGGTGACTATCATTGTAATAAAACCATTTTTTAAATTATTATTACTGAACGCAGTTGTATTTAGGAGCTCCCACACAAAAAAACATCCATACCATCGTTTTCATTTAAAACCATGCATCACAATTTGTCAATCAAATATGAAAATATTATATACTTATAGATCGCACATTCGATCATTATTACTTTGACCTGATCTCCAACCAGCGTCAGGACTCTATTCGGTTGCCCTCATAGAGGATAATTTCGTAGATCAGATCACCATGACACCTGTTCCAGAATCTGCATCATCCCGCGACTGACCCCTTCATAGGTCAAGCCTCTGGGACACCATTCAACAGGGGGACTGCCTTCAACACTGAGCCAGGCTCCCACATCGAAAACGCGGGTCTCTATTTTCTTCCTCTAAATACCTACCGGAAAAGCCCACACCGGCTATAATATCCGCACATAGACCCCCTTTTCCATCCGTTCTTTTGCTTTGCTGGTTCGCTCCCAGATAAAAGCCGACCGCTGGGAAGCGCGCATTACGGGTCCATCCCCTTCCATCACCAGCGGATCGATCCACCGCACCTTCTGCTTCAGATGGATATCCCAGTTTTCATCCGGTCCGCACTCTTCCAGGCGTACACCGGGGCGGATCTCGGACAGGCGGCACAGGAGTGCTTCACTGCCGCGTGTTTGCACCGTCTCCAACAGATCCCGGTCCGTTTTCATCCAATCCCTATCCGTGACCGCCCCCTCCCTGATCGCACCCTGCAATACGCCTGACAACCGTTCATGGGCATAAACATTATCCGGGTCGAGAAAAAAGTCTACTACCTCGCGATAGTATGCATCGACAAACCATTCCGCCCACTCCACCGATTTTACGGCCATCCGTCCATCCACCAGCGTCAATGCATCCAGGAACGCATGGATCTCCTCCAGGGATAGCCCGAAATAACGATGCTGATCCCGCAGAGTATAGTCCACCCGATCGGCACACATATCGGGAGCGGGTTGTTCCAGAATGGACCAGCGCTTGAGAGGAAGGAGATCATCCCATTCCCAACCGGCCCCGGCTATGGCTGCCGCGATGGAAGGAGCTTTCACAATCTCATCCCACTGTTGGTCATGGTAATCTTCCGCCGGATGGTCCAATACCCGGTCGACCAGGTGTGAAAACGCCGTATGGGAGACATCGTGCAACAAACCTGCCGCCTGTTCCTGCAAACTTCCCCCCAGGCGTCGGATCAACAGCAGCACCCCCGCGGAATGTTCCAGACGGGTAACATTCCACTGCGGTCGCATCAAACTAGCCGCACCCGCCTGGTGAACTCCTGCCAGCCTGCGAACAGGTGGCGTTTGAAACAGTTCCGCCAACACCGGTTCGATTTCAACGCTTCCATATAACGGATCAACCAAACGCACGTTCCTCACCCCCCTCTCTTTTTTCGACAAAATAAACCGCCTTCCTGCCGATGACAGGAAGGCGACACATTAAAGTAAATAAACGGATTATCTTTCCCGATATTCTAACACCTTCTCTTTATGGTCCTCCAGCAGGCGTTTGGCTTTGGTGGAACTCCCCTCTTGAACCACCACATCCACCCGCTCCTGTTCCCCGTGAGGGCGGATCAAGACCCAGCTCTCCCCCTCCCACATCTTAATCCCGTCCAATAGTTCCAGACTGCCTCCTTTCCATTCCTCCATCAAACGTCTCATCACCCGCCCCTTGGCTTCCGCAGGGCAGAAGATGGACTCCGATCGGAGATGGACCGGCGGTAATCCTGCCAAAAAGGGTTCCAACGCAGATTCGGTTTGTGCTAAGTGTTCCAGCAAAAAAGCGGTGGCGGCACAACCATCCCCGTAGAGCGGAAACCGTTCGCGGTCACTGGCCTCCAACAAAGCCCGCACCGTCGCAGGTACATGGACCGGCTCCATCCCCGCTTCCTGGACCATTTGTCCCGCCTCCCGCGGGGCTGTAACCGGAATCGGGACCGCTCCCTTCCGCTTTAAGGACAACAGGGTCTCCACCAGTGTCTGCTCCTCCCGCCCCAATACCCGACCGGCTTCCGAATACCAGATCACCGACTGACCGCTGGAATCCAGGTGAACACCCAAATCCGCTTGATTATCCAGAATAAAGCGCTCCAGCGGCGGATTCGTCCCCAATACGGTTACGACTCGGCAACCCAACCTTTCCAACAGAGGTTGAATCAACGGAAAGAGGTGCCAGTTATTGGTGTGCAACACCACTTTAAAAGCCCGGGAGCGGATTCGGTCCCCATCCACCTCCTCCAAGAGGGCTCCCCTGTACCGTTCCAAAACCCGTTCGTCCCGTTCCAACGTGCCGAAAACCATGGATGGCCGGGCATAATCCCCTTGATAGAGCGTTTGCTCCACCTTCCGCTCCATTGCGAGGGGAATAGGAACTCCGCGACCATCGAAGAATTGCAGCACAGTCCGATCCCGTTCTTCGTCCGAACAACAGATGTACAACCCGCCCTTCGCTTCATAGGAAAAACATCCGTGACGAATCGACGGAGCCGGCGCTACACCCGCATCCACCACCCGGACTCCGGCAGCCATCAAGCTGGCGGTGACAGACAGATGGAGAATATCCGCAAAAGGGCTACCATCCCGACCGACAACCACCGTCGTCCCTTCCCCCAAAACTCGGCCGAAAGCTGCGGCGAGACTGCCGGCCCTCTCCGGAGTCAGGTCGCGATTCGTTACGCCGCTGACACCTTCCTGTCCGAACCAACCGCGGGAGACTTGCCCCTCCCAGATCAAGGATTCGGTCAGTACCGTCCCCGGACCGATCGTTTTATCCGGCCATACTTTCACCCCGGCGGAAAGGAGCACCCGTTCCCCGATCCAACTATTCTCCCCCACAACAGTGCAATTTTCAGCACGTGCCCCTGGACCGAACCGAATGTCATGAGCCAAAGTAGTTCCCGCCAGTTCCGCTGATTCGGCGATTTCGTTACGATTCCACAAAACAGTCCGCTCCAGAGAGGCATTCGCCCTCACGCGATTGTAGCGGCCCAAAACTGTATAGGGGCCAACCCGTCCTCCCGCATCCACCCGGGTGCCTGCTCCCAGAAATACGGGAGCGGACAAGCTGGTCGGATCTTCTACATAAACCCCGTCCTCCACCCGTATTCCAGGAGCCCACTCCTTCCCTCTTAATATCGCCTCCACTCGTCCCTCCAATAGATCCCACTGGGCTTGCCGATACTGTTCCAGGTTGCCGATATCGGACCAATACCCCTCCGTCACCACCCCAAATAACGGAAACTCTTTTTCCATTACCAGCGGGAACAAATCCCTGCTGAAATCAAATACCTGATCCCTTTTGAAAAAAGAGAGAATCTCCGGTTCGAGGACATAGATGCCGGTATTGACTGTATCGCTGAACACTTCGCTCCAACTGGGTTTCTCCAGAAATCGGATAATCCGGCCGTCTTCCCGGGTCATCACCACACCGTATTCCAAAGGAACTTCCACCCGGGTCAACACCAGTGTACCGATCGCCTCCCGTTCCCGATGAAAACGGATGGCCTTGTGTAAATCCACATCCGTGAGAGCGTCTCCACTGATCACCAGAAACGTGTCATCGAGAAACCCCTCTGCATTTTTAACACTTCCCGCTGTCCCCAAGGGTTGGAGTTCATCAAAATAATGAAGCTGCACCCCCCACTTTTCGCCATCCCCGAAATGCTCCCGGATCACGTGGGGGAGATACTGGACGGTCACCGCAATTTCAGTGATCCCATGATTCTTCAATAATTCAATGATATATTCCATGCACGGTTTATTTAGAAGAGGCACCATCGGTTTGGGTAGTCGATTGGTCAAAGGCCGCAAACGAGTTCCTTTTCCCCCGGCCATGATCACAGCTTTCATCGAATGAACCCTCTCCTTTCTGTCATGAACCTTCATTTTTACCTTTACGGGATTCCCGGTGCGCTGCGATCTCTTTCCGGACTTGATTTTCCTCGGGGGTGAACATTTCCTCGTATACGGCGGCGGTCTCACCAGCGATATGGCTCCAGTCAAATCGACTGATCTCTTCCCGGGCCGTGGCAGCCAAACGGCGGGCCTGTTCCGGGTTTTCCAGCAGGGTGCGGATTTGCAGGGCGAGAGAAGGAGCATCGCCCGGATACGCCTTCAAACCGGTCCGGTCGTGCTCTACCACATCCTTAAGACCACCCGTATCAGAGACAACCACAGGGGTTCCAGCCGACATCGCCTCCAAGGCAACGATTCCAAACGGTTCGTACCAGCTGGGAAATACGGTCACTTCTGCCAATCCCAACAAACGGTTGCGATCCTCATCGGAAACAAAGCCGGTAAAAAGTGTTTTTTCCTTCAGCCCCATACGGTGTGCCTGCTCTTCCCATTCCGTTCGCATCGGCCCTTTTCCCGCAATGATCCACTTGGTGTCAGGGTGATGCTCAACAACAGTTTTTGCCGCCTCCAACAGGGTCTCCACTCCCTTCTCCCGCACCAGCCGCCCAATGAAGAGGATCATGCGCTCCCCTTCCCGGGCAAAGGGTTCTGGTGAGCAATCAGCTGTGGTGAACGGCAGTTTCAACATGACGGGATCCACTCCGTTAGGGATGACACGCAACGGAATAGAGGGGAGTTGGAAACCCTCCCTCACCTCCCATTCCATATGACGACTACATACGATCACCCGGGAGGATTCTTCGATGAGATCCCGTTCCAGTCGATGGATGCGCCGTTGCAAATCCGTATGGATCCCTTGGTTGCGACCATGCTCAGTGGCGTGGATCGTGGTGGTCACCGGCAGGCCGAATTCCTTCTTCAGTCCGCGTGCAGCCACGCTGACCAACCAATCGTGAGCATGGACGACATCAAAACGATGCCCGGCCCGGATCAAGGTGCGGCAGGTATCCAGCAGCATCCGATTCAACTGGAACACCCAGTGATAAAACTGGTTACCGAACGGTTTCATCACATGAGCCCGATGGATCTCGACTCCTTTCACCGTCTCGGTGTGAGGATATCCGGGAACCTCTGTGGTAACCACGTGAACACTCCAGCCCAATCGCACCAGATGGCGGGACAAATCGTATACATGCCGGGATAACCCCCCCACCGTCATCGGAGGATATTCCCAAGCGAGCATTAGCACTGTGGGCCTCTCTTCCCTAAGTGCCCTGCCGGATCGCCATGGGGAACGAAACCATGCCGGCTCCAGGTCCGGGAACAGGGAATCCAATTCCTCCACCTGTCCCAAATAGACAGGATCCACCTCTTTTGATTCCACCATCGCCGCCAACTTGTCAAAGCGGGCCACATGTTGTTTCGTCCGTTTCAACGCATAGTCCACCATCGTGCGATTGTCCATGATAAAGGCCCAGTCGCTTGCCTGTGCCAGCATCAGCTCCCGCCCCGCCTGCACCAGGGCCCGTTGAACTTCTGGAGAGGACCGTTCCGCACGGTGAACCAAATCGTTCATCCGTTCTTCCGCCCGATGAAGCACCGGATAAATCCATTCATTCGCCCCCTGGAGCCAGACATCACCATAGCCGTGTCGCCCCCACGAACTCATGGAAAGCTCACACACGGGAAAGTCCGTATAACGGCTCAGGTACTGCGACGGGGTAATCGGCTTCACTTCGTCCTGGTCAAAATGCATTTGCCGAAATAACAGTTCCAGAAAAACAGGACCCTCAAACCACCAGTGACCAAAGAGTTCCGCGTCAAACGGAGCAGTAACGACGGGATCGCGACCCATTCGCCGCTTTGCCTCTCGTACCTGCTTCCGCCTTTCGTCCAGAAAATGGCGCGCGTGACGAGCCGCTTTTTCCCGTGCCCAATCCGGGTTATACGGTTCCTTGTGTTCCCCGTACCCGGTGATGCGGTAGTATTTGAACCCGGTATGAACCCGAATGCCATCGGGATGAACAAACGGACCGATCGTTTCCCAATCCAGATCATACCCGATGTCACGGTAATATTCGCGGTAATCGTAATCCCCCGGATAACCCGTTTGAGAGCTCCATACTTGCTCAGATGACCGGGAATCGCGGGCAAAGGCGGCAATGCCCGCCGGGGTGAGAACAGGGGAATCGGTTTCGAAGGGAGGCGTGGGCCGGGCTGCGTCAAAAGCATGACTGTCCACGCAGAACCACTGGATTCCCGCTTCCCGCAACAACGGATCTACTCCGGGAACAAACCCGCACTCCGGTAACCAAATTCCCCGGGGGCGCCGCCCCAGCAGCTGCTCATGGGAAGTCACAGCCGCTTGGATGTGGGCCCGGATGGTCTCTTCCCGGAGCAAGTACGGTAAAAAGGGGTGTGTTCCCACTGCCGTAAACAGCTCCAGCCGTCCCGCTTCTTCTAAGCGGCAGAGCGGTGTCAGAAGGTTTTGCTGCACGCGCTGATAATAATCACGTACACGGTGAAACCGATCCCGGTACATGAGGGCCAAGGGAAGGAAAGAGTCGTCCCCTTTCGTCCGTTCCACCTCCCGATCCGCCAATTGTACCAGCCGTTCCAAGTGATCCGCCGTCCGCTTTTGAAGAAGGGGATCCGCCAACATGGCCGCCAAGGGCGGGCTCAGGGAAAGAGCCAACCGGAAGTCCACCTCATCTCGATGCAGCTCTTCAAACATCATGAACAGCGGGATATAGCATTCTACCACCGCCTCATGCAACCACCGTTCTTCCAACACATCCTTTTGCTCGGGGTGGCGGACATAGGGAAGGTGGGCATGAAGGATCAATGCAATGGATCCGGTACTCAACGATTTCCCTCCTTTCGTTCCACCCACGTATATCCGTCGAACCGTTCTGCCCATCCTTCCCGGATTTCCGGGTAATAGGGTTCTCCCGGCTCCGTCGTCGACACCTGTGAAAACGCAGCCGCCCGTTCCATCTTTAAAGGCAGCGATTTCCGATTCTCCGGTTGGGGAGGGGTTTCCGCCATATTGGAACGAAGCAGAGTGAAAAAGTTCCCCTCCACCGTCCACGTTCCCCAATCCGCCAGATAATGGCGACCCGGCTTCACTTGCGGCAACCAAAAACGATTCGCCGACGGGTGTGTGTCTTCCACCCGAAAGCAATGGGCTTGTTCTCCGTCAACCTGTAAATCGGTCACATCCATCAGCCTGAGGGAAAAGGGGAGTTGGTCCCAACTTGCTTCAAAATGCCGGCTTACCTGCTCTTTTTGACTCCTACTCAGATGCCAGTGCGCAAATAATGTCCACGGATCCTTCACCATCAGCACCAACCGGTCTTCCGGGCCCCGTTGC is a genomic window of Desmospora profundinema containing:
- a CDS encoding MFS transporter gives rise to the protein MLISHRFRGLWRNTDFLKLWVGETISLFGSSITSVALPLAAVINLQATPAQMGFLNAAFFSPYLLISLFAGVWIDRARRLPIMIGANIGRAILLGLIPFGFYIGFLEMNFLYVIAFLVGVLTVLFEIAYQSYLPSLVKRTELVEGNSKLQASASIAQVSGPSLGGILVSLFTAPVVILTHALSCLISAYSLSLIRKPESKLEYQGEYKSVFREIKSGLHFLFTNSYLRAIAAQAATYNFFYQVVWTVIFIYMARELHFGPSSVGFVVTFLSVGALLGSLMARYFEKRFAMGPTIIASMFIGCGAYSLIPIAGGSSYMALLILVLSFFLIGFGVVISNIHVISLRQSITPHHLLGRMNASYRFVITGTTPIGALIGGTLGSLIGLHMTLIIGAVGTLSSLLWVLLSPIKSLYEIHDPAVQKSSSSSG
- a CDS encoding HD domain-containing protein — protein: MRLVDPLYGSVEIEPVLAELFQTPPVRRLAGVHQAGAASLMRPQWNVTRLEHSAGVLLLIRRLGGSLQEQAAGLLHDVSHTAFSHLVDRVLDHPAEDYHDQQWDEIVKAPSIAAAIAGAGWEWDDLLPLKRWSILEQPAPDMCADRVDYTLRDQHRYFGLSLEEIHAFLDALTLVDGRMAVKSVEWAEWFVDAYYREVVDFFLDPDNVYAHERLSGVLQGAIREGAVTDRDWMKTDRDLLETVQTRGSEALLCRLSEIRPGVRLEECGPDENWDIHLKQKVRWIDPLVMEGDGPVMRASQRSAFIWERTSKAKERMEKGVYVRIL
- a CDS encoding sugar phosphate nucleotidyltransferase, with amino-acid sequence MKAVIMAGGKGTRLRPLTNRLPKPMVPLLNKPCMEYIIELLKNHGITEIAVTVQYLPHVIREHFGDGEKWGVQLHYFDELQPLGTAGSVKNAEGFLDDTFLVISGDALTDVDLHKAIRFHREREAIGTLVLTRVEVPLEYGVVMTREDGRIIRFLEKPSWSEVFSDTVNTGIYVLEPEILSFFKRDQVFDFSRDLFPLVMEKEFPLFGVVTEGYWSDIGNLEQYRQAQWDLLEGRVEAILRGKEWAPGIRVEDGVYVEDPTSLSAPVFLGAGTRVDAGGRVGPYTVLGRYNRVRANASLERTVLWNRNEIAESAELAGTTLAHDIRFGPGARAENCTVVGENSWIGERVLLSAGVKVWPDKTIGPGTVLTESLIWEGQVSRGWFGQEGVSGVTNRDLTPERAGSLAAAFGRVLGEGTTVVVGRDGSPFADILHLSVTASLMAAGVRVVDAGVAPAPSIRHGCFSYEAKGGLYICCSDEERDRTVLQFFDGRGVPIPLAMERKVEQTLYQGDYARPSMVFGTLERDERVLERYRGALLEEVDGDRIRSRAFKVVLHTNNWHLFPLIQPLLERLGCRVVTVLGTNPPLERFILDNQADLGVHLDSSGQSVIWYSEAGRVLGREEQTLVETLLSLKRKGAVPIPVTAPREAGQMVQEAGMEPVHVPATVRALLEASDRERFPLYGDGCAATAFLLEHLAQTESALEPFLAGLPPVHLRSESIFCPAEAKGRVMRRLMEEWKGGSLELLDGIKMWEGESWVLIRPHGEQERVDVVVQEGSSTKAKRLLEDHKEKVLEYRER
- a CDS encoding 1,4-alpha-glucan branching protein domain-containing protein, with the protein product MSTGSIALILHAHLPYVRHPEQKDVLEERWLHEAVVECYIPLFMMFEELHRDEVDFRLALSLSPPLAAMLADPLLQKRTADHLERLVQLADREVERTKGDDSFLPLALMYRDRFHRVRDYYQRVQQNLLTPLCRLEEAGRLELFTAVGTHPFLPYLLREETIRAHIQAAVTSHEQLLGRRPRGIWLPECGFVPGVDPLLREAGIQWFCVDSHAFDAARPTPPFETDSPVLTPAGIAAFARDSRSSEQVWSSQTGYPGDYDYREYYRDIGYDLDWETIGPFVHPDGIRVHTGFKYYRITGYGEHKEPYNPDWAREKAARHARHFLDERRKQVREAKRRMGRDPVVTAPFDAELFGHWWFEGPVFLELLFRQMHFDQDEVKPITPSQYLSRYTDFPVCELSMSSWGRHGYGDVWLQGANEWIYPVLHRAEERMNDLVHRAERSSPEVQRALVQAGRELMLAQASDWAFIMDNRTMVDYALKRTKQHVARFDKLAAMVESKEVDPVYLGQVEELDSLFPDLEPAWFRSPWRSGRALREERPTVLMLAWEYPPMTVGGLSRHVYDLSRHLVRLGWSVHVVTTEVPGYPHTETVKGVEIHRAHVMKPFGNQFYHWVFQLNRMLLDTCRTLIRAGHRFDVVHAHDWLVSVAARGLKKEFGLPVTTTIHATEHGRNQGIHTDLQRRIHRLERDLIEESSRVIVCSRHMEWEVREGFQLPSIPLRVIPNGVDPVMLKLPFTTADCSPEPFAREGERMILFIGRLVREKGVETLLEAAKTVVEHHPDTKWIIAGKGPMRTEWEEQAHRMGLKEKTLFTGFVSDEDRNRLLGLAEVTVFPSWYEPFGIVALEAMSAGTPVVVSDTGGLKDVVEHDRTGLKAYPGDAPSLALQIRTLLENPEQARRLAATAREEISRFDWSHIAGETAAVYEEMFTPEENQVRKEIAAHRESRKGKNEGS
- a CDS encoding DUF4912 domain-containing protein, which produces MDDYSIWTHVQKRLEAGESHRQVAASLDMTLGQFRYRLRKYREAGEQEVAATREEIDLERPEWREISRLWDEEWEQRGPEDRLVLMVKDPWTLFAHWHLSRSQKEQVSRHFEASWDQLPFSLRLMDVTDLQVDGEQAHCFRVEDTHPSANRFWLPQVKPGRHYLADWGTWTVEGNFFTLLRSNMAETPPQPENRKSLPLKMERAAAFSQVSTTEPGEPYYPEIREGWAERFDGYTWVERKEGNR